The Thermocrinis ruber genomic sequence CACCCAAGAGCTGGCTTAATCGGTGGCGTAGCTATGAAGCCCAGGGAAGAATAGATTAATGGCAAAGAAGCATATTAGAACGGTTATAAACCCAAAGACAAGGATCCAGGCGGTTTTTGTGCCCTTCCAACCCAGCATCTGCCTTGCATGAAGATATGCTCCAAAGAAGAGCCATACGATCAGAGACCAAACCTCCTTTGGGTCCCAGCTCCAGTATCCACCCCACGCTTCGTTAGCCCAAGCAGCTCCCAGAATTATAGACGCTGTCCATATAGGGAAAACGATAACCACAGACTTATAAGAAAGCTCGTCTAAAACTTCCAAAGATGGTAAAAAGCTAAGGTTGTATTTAGCCTTCAAAAGATAAAGAACTGCACCCCCAAAGGCTACGGTAAAACCCGCGTAGCCCACAAAGGCAGTTATAACATGGATGTATAGCCAATAGCTTCTTAGCGCAGGCATTAAGGGCGTTATCTCTGTGTTTGCCTTTGTTATAGCAAAGAGAGAAAGACCGAAGATAATCGGAGTTATAAGAGCTCCCAAAAACTTTACACCGTATTTTCTTTCCAGTAGCAGGTATATCACTCCCACAATAAAACTCCAAAAGGTAAGGGCTTCGAAGAGGTTAGACCACGGTGGATGAAAGGCACCCATTTCATAGGTTTGCCAACCCCTTCGGATCATACCAGTTAGATTCAACAAAAGACCCAAAAAGAGTATGCCGGTAGCCACATTACCGATAATGCGCTCTCTTAGGAAAAGAAAGGCAAGGTAAGAAATGGCTGAAAGCCCGTAGGCTAGCGTGGCGGATTTATACCAAAAGACATTATCGTATGGCAGGGATGCTAAAATCACAGAGAGCAAAAGCCCAAGGATTGGAATTAGCCAGCCCTGAAGGGCAAAAGACCTACCGCTCTTTAAAGAAACTTCCTTCATAGCCTTAATAAATATAACACCTACTCTTGAGGTTGCACGTCCACTTTTATCTGAACTTCCACCTCGGGATGTAGCCTTATGGACACTGTGTGTAT encodes the following:
- the ccsB gene encoding c-type cytochrome biogenesis protein CcsB — encoded protein: MKEVSLKSGRSFALQGWLIPILGLLLSVILASLPYDNVFWYKSATLAYGLSAISYLAFLFLRERIIGNVATGILFLGLLLNLTGMIRRGWQTYEMGAFHPPWSNLFEALTFWSFIVGVIYLLLERKYGVKFLGALITPIIFGLSLFAITKANTEITPLMPALRSYWLYIHVITAFVGYAGFTVAFGGAVLYLLKAKYNLSFLPSLEVLDELSYKSVVIVFPIWTASIILGAAWANEAWGGYWSWDPKEVWSLIVWLFFGAYLHARQMLGWKGTKTAWILVFGFITVLICFFAINLFFPGLHSYATD